DNA from Candidatus Cloacimonas acidaminovorans str. Evry:
AGTGTAGCTGGAGGACGCCGTTCCTCCGCAATAAAAATTTACCTGTTCTTAACAAGTTCCAACTATACAAAAAATTGATTTTGCGGAGCTTTAGCGAGCTCCAGCTACCCAATTCGCTCTTACTTTATTGACTTCTTGATCCCTCTACCTTTAAACCCTCATAACATTTTTCTATTGACTATTTAAGAGAATTGATTATCATAGTTCATATAAGGTAACCAACAAATTCAGAGGAGTTTATATGAAGCCAAAACTTCTATTAGTGGACGATGATCAATTACTACGAGAAGTAATAGGTGATTTTTTATCGTCCCACGGTTATGAAGTTGATTTGGCTGACAATGCAGACAGCGCTTTGGAAAAGTTTGAACCTGGTAAATACCAACTGGCATTAATTGATTATATGATGCCTGGAATGAATGGATTGGAGTTAATGAAAATTTTATTGAAACAAGACCCGAAAATCTTTTGTCTGATTATGACTGGTTACCCTACTGTTGATTCTGCTTTTCAATCCGTTGTAGACGGTGCTTCCGATTATATTGTAAAGCCCTTTCAACTAAAAGAATTATTAAATACAATCGGTTCCTACATCTGATGCTGGAAATAGAATTAACATATCCGAAACCCGTTCCCAACCGCTCTTTAAATATTTGGAGCAATCCTGTTTTTATGCAGACAGTAGCTGAAATATCCAACTTCATACCCTGGCATCTGGTCTGTTATAAAGGCACTACAATTGTTGCTGTTCTACCGCTTTACGAGAAAAAAATACTTGGTTGCAGAGTGTTAAAACGCTCCTCTTTATCCTATTATCAGGGATTAAACCTTTGGCTGGAGGAAAATTCTCTGCCGGCAAGAAAGTTGCTTGATGCCCTACAAATAACGATGGCAATAGCAAGGGGCTTAAAAAGTAACTTTAAGAGAATTAGAATCAACTTAACTCCTGAGACCTACGATATTAGAGGTTTTTTATGGAATAAGATGCAAGCTGTTCCTTTTTATACTTTTGTCCATAATCTAAACAGCGAACTAAAACCTCTTCCCGATAAACGCAGAGACCTTGCCCAAGCGGAAAAACAAAATTATACTTTTGAGGAAGGATTGAATATTGAGGAATTTATCGGTTTACTAAAAATTCTGAAGGTTAAAAAAAACTGGAATCCCGATTGCGATTACCAGGGATTGGGTGATTTCATCCGTATTTTATATCGGGAAGGAATGTTACGGCAAATGAATTTAACCCAACAAGGTAAAATAGTTAGCAGTAATCTTATCTTACAGGATGGCAAAAAGGTATATAATATCTATCAGGCAACTGAAGATAATGCCTTAAAAAAAGGTGCCTGTAGTTTGCATACGGTTAAACTGATAGAACTTCTCCAAAAAGAAGGTTTTCAGGAACTGGATTTCTGTGGTAGCAGCATACCTGAAATTGCCAGATTCAATAGTGCACTTGGTCTTCAGCTGAAGCTTTTCTTTCAAATTAGGTCTTCTGCTATGGTATAATAAAAAAGGAAAACTTTCCTGTCTGCGGAATAAAA
Protein-coding regions in this window:
- a CDS encoding response regulator — encoded protein: MKPKLLLVDDDQLLREVIGDFLSSHGYEVDLADNADSALEKFEPGKYQLALIDYMMPGMNGLELMKILLKQDPKIFCLIMTGYPTVDSAFQSVVDGASDYIVKPFQLKELLNTIGSYI